A window of the Brassica napus cultivar Da-Ae chromosome C5, Da-Ae, whole genome shotgun sequence genome harbors these coding sequences:
- the LOC106346445 gene encoding oxysterol-binding protein-related protein 1D, translating to MNPLCCIAPVLIDDRTNPVIAKPAPNQQQHSQLGLMPSNHASKPSFSTQASWISQDQLERLSSEDVNLEGKDSSSNGGFFFGNGGVGGGAGAGAGVAGIMYKWTHYGKGWRARWFELEDGVLSYYKIHGPDKIVMNPARDKGVRVIGEESVRYIRKASCGSSNKLGAGAGASSRPCKPFGEVHLKVSSIRASKSDDKRLTIFTGTKTLHLRCVSRENRAAWVEALQVAKDLFPRVPSGDILPCEDAVVSTEKLRERLLQEGIGETVVKDCETIMLSEVSNLQNRLKVLTQKHLILLDTLRQLETEKIELETTVVDETKEHDSCCGQGRRFSDFYSVVSEVSASDSEADNESHDGADVESDEDDVPFFDTNDILSADALRSASYRSREAEGNGSIYDKDSFFSDRLQAPVRIPQYPYVRRRDNLPEPKEKEKPVGLWSIIKENIGKDLSGVCLPVYFNEPLSSLQKCFEDLEYSYLIDRALEWGKQGNELMRLLNIAAFAVSGYASTEGRQCKPFNPLLGETYEADYPDKGLRFFSEKVSHHPMIVACHCEGQGWNFWGDSNIKGKFWGRSIQLDPVGVLTLKFDDGETYQWSKVTTSIYNIILGKLYCDHYGTMRIKGGGNYSCRLKFKEQSVIDRNPRQVHGFVQDNRTGEKVAILIGKWDEAMYYVLGDPTTKPKGYDPMTEAVLLWERDKSPTKTRYNLSPFAISLNEITPGMVDKLPPTDSRLRPDQRHLENGEYEAANAEKLRLEQLQRQARRLQEKGWKPRWFEKDEEGNYRYVGGYWEAREKKNWDKITDIFKKQQQQRNSVSSSS from the exons ATGAATCCTCTTTGCTGCATTGCTCCGGTTTTAATCGATGACCGGACAAACCCGGTTATCGCTAAACCGGCTCCGAATcagcaacaacactctcagCTAGGTCTCATGCCTAGCAACCACGCTTCCAAGCCATCCTTCTCGACGCAAGCCTCGTGGATCAGCCAAGATCAGCTCGAGAGGCTCTCTTCGGAGGACGTGAATCTCGAGGGGAAAGACTCTTCTTCGAACGGAGGTTTCTTCTTTGGAAACGGCGGCGTCGGTGGTGGTGCTGGTGCTGGTGCTGGAGTCGCTGGGATCATGTATAAGTGGACCCACTACGGTAAAGGGTGGAGAGCTAGGTGGTTTGAGCTCGAAGACGGCGTCTTGTCGTATTACAAGATCCATGGACCTGATAAGATCGTGATGAATCCCGCTAGAGACAAGGGCGTGAGAGTGATAGGAGAGGAGTCTGTGAGGTACATTAGGAAGGCTAGCTGCGGCAGCAGCAACAAGCTTGGAGCTGGAGCTGGAGCTTCTTCAAGGCCTTGTAAACCTTTTGGTGAAGTACACTTAAAG GTTTCTTCGATTCGTGCGAGCAAGTCTGATGACAAGAGGCTTACTATATTCACTGGTACAAAGACTCTTCATTTACGTTGCGTATCGAGAGAGAATAGAGCGGCTTGGGTTGAGGCTTTGCAGGTGGCTAAGGATCTTTTTCCTAGAGTCCCCAGCGGCGACATTTTACCCTGTGAAGATGCGGTTGTTTCCACCGAGAAGCTGCGTGAAAGGCTACTGCAGGAAGGCATTGGTGAGACAGTAGTCAAAGATTGTGAAACCATTATGCTTTCGGAAGTTTCTAATCTGCAGAACCGGTTGAAGGTTCTCACACAGAAACACCTTATACTGCTAGATACGCTCAGACAGTTGGAG ACCGAAAAAATAGAGCTGGAAACTactgttgttgatgaaacaaaGGAGCATGACTCTTGCTGTGGACAGGGAAGACGATTTAGTG ATTTCTATTCAGTCGTGTCAGAGGTATCTGCAAGCGACTCTGAGGCTGATAACGAAAGTCACGATGGAGCAGACGTTGAATCTGATGAAGACGATGTACCTTTCTTTGATACAAACGATATCCTATCAGCCGACGCATTGAGAAGTGCTTCTTACAGAAGCAGAGAAGCTGAAGGCAATGGTTCTATTTACGATAAAGACTCCTTCTTCTCTGACCGCTTGCAAGCTCCCGTTAGGATACCGCAGTATCCATATGTGAGAAGAAGGGATAATTTACCAGAGccgaaggagaaggagaagccgGTTGGACTGTGGTcaatcatcaaagaaaacattGGCAAAGACTTGTCTGGAGTTTGTCTCCCCGTTTATTTTAATGAGCCACTTTCTTCTCTCCAGAAGTGCTTTGAGGATTTGGAGTACTCTTACTTGATAGACAGAGCACTTGAGTGGGGCAAACAG GGCAATGAGTTGATGAGGCTTCTAAACATCGCAGCTTTCGCTGTATCTGGCTATGCGTCCACGGAAGGCAGGCAGTGCAAACCTTTTAATCCTCTACTTGGCGAGACATATGAAGCTGATTACCCAGATAAAGGACTTCGTTTCTTCTCTGAGAAG GTGAGTCATCATCCAATGATTGTTGCTTGCCACTGTGAGGGACAAGGTTGGAATTTCTGGGGAGACTCAAATATCAAAGGGAAATTTTGGGGACGGTCAATCCAGCTTGACCCTGTGGGTGTCTTGACATTAAAATTTGATGATGGTGAGACGTATCAGTGGAGCAAGGTCACCACTTCCATATACAACATCATCCTGGGGAAACTTTACTGTGATCATTATGGAACTATGCGCATCAAAGGCGGTGGCAATTACTCCTGCAGGCTGAAGTTCAAGGAGCAGTCAGTCATAGATCGAAACCCTCGTCAG GTTCATGGGTTTGTGCAAGACAATAGAACTGGGGAGAAAGTAGCTATCTTGATAGGCAAATGGGATGAGGCAATGTACTATGTGTTGGGGGATCCGACAACAAAGCCAAAGGGATATGATCCAATGACAGAAGCTGTGTTACTGTGGGAGAGAGACAAATCTCCTACGAAAACAAGATACAACCTCTCCCCTTTTGCAATCTCTCTTAATGAGATAACTCCTGGGATGGTGGACAAATTGCCTCCAACGGATTCAAGACTGAGACCTGACCAAAGGCACTTAGAAAACGGTGAATACGAGGCAGCAAATGCTGAGAAACTGAGACTTGAACAGCTGCAGAGACAG GCAAGGAGGCTGCAGGAGAAAGGATGGAAACCGAGATGGtttgagaaagatgaagaagggaATTATCGGTACGTGGGAGGTTACTGGGAagcaagagaaaagaaaaattggGATAAGATCACTGACATTTTCAAGAAGCAGCAGCAACAGCGTAAcagtgtttcatcttcttcataa
- the LOC106397187 gene encoding actin-related protein 3 produces the protein MDPTSRPAVVIDNGTGYTKMGFTGNVEPCFILPTVVASNESFLSQPKSSLKGSWAAQHNAGVAADMDFFIGDEALTKSRSSSTYNLRYPIEHGQVEDWDAMERYWQQCVFNYLRCDPEDHYFLLTESPLTPPESREYTGEILFETFNVPGLYIAVNSVLALAAGYTTSKCEMTGVVVDVGDGATRVVPVAEGYVIGSCIRTIPIAGKDVSLFIQQLMRERGENIPPEDSFDVARKVKEMYCYTCSDIVKEFNKHDKEPGKYIKQWKGVKPKTGAPYTCDVGYERFLGPEVFFNPEIYSNDFTTSLPAVIDKCIQSAPIDTRRALYKNIVLSGGSTMFKDFGRRLQRDLKKIVDARVLANNARTGGEITSQPVEVNVVSHPVQKFAVWFGGSVLSSTPEFFASCRTKEEYEECGASICRTNPVFKGMY, from the exons ATGGATCCGACTTCTCGACCCGCTGTTGTCATCGACAATGGAACCGG GTATACAAAGATGGGCTTTACGGGTAATGTAGAACCATGTTTCATTCTCCCAACGGTAGTTGCATCGAACGAGTCTTTCTTGAGCCAGCCCAAGAGTTCTTTAAAGGGCTCTTGGGCAGCTCAGCACAACGCTGGAGTTGCTGCTGatatggacttctttatcggaGACGAAGCTCTCACGAAGTCACGGTCCAGTAGTACTTACAATCTTCGTTATCCGATCGAGCATGGTCAAGTTGAGGATTGGGATGCTATGGAAAGGTATTGGCAGCAGTGTGTGTTCAACTATCTGAGGTGTGATCCAGAGGATCACTACTTTCTTCTCACCGAAAGCCCTCTCACTCCTCCTGAGAGCCGAGAGTACACTGGGGAGATTCTGTTCGAGACTTTTAATGTTCCTGGGCTTTACATTGCTGTTAACTCGGTGCTGGCACTTGCAGCTGGGTACACAACATCAAAG TGTGAGATGACAGGGGTTGTAGTTGATGTTGGAGATGGGGCGACTCGTGTTGTGCCTGTTGCGGAAGGTTATGTTATTGGGAGCTGTATTAGAACAATTCCAATTGCGGGCAAAGATGTCTCCCTCTTTATCCAGCAACTCATGCGT GAAAGAGGTGAGAATATACCACCAGAAGATTCATTCGATGTTGCCCGTAAAGTGAAGGAAATGTACTGCTACACTTGCTCAGACATTGTTAAG GAGTTTAACAAACACGACAAAGAACCAGGAAAGTATATTAAACAATGGAAAGGTGTTAAGCCAAAGACTGGTGCACCATACACTTGTGACGTTGGATACGAACGATTCCTTGGACCTGAG GTCTTCTTTAATCCAGAGATATACAGCAATGATTTTACAACTTCTTTACCGGCTGTAATAGACAAATGTATCCAGTCTGCACCAATTGACACACGACGAGCTTTATATAAG AACATAGTATTGTCCGGAGGCTCAACTATGTTCAAAGATTTCGGAAGAAGGTTACAAAGGGATCTCAAAAAGATTGTTGATGCCCGTGTTCTTGCTAATAACGCACGTACCGGTGGTGAAATCAcg TCTCAACCAGTGGAGGTTAATGTGGTGAGCCACCCTGTCCAAAAGTTTGCTGTTTGGTTTGGAGGCTCTGTGCTTTCATCAACTCCTGAGTTTTTCGCG AGCTGCAGAACGAAAGAGGAGTATGAGGAATGTGGAGCAAGCATATGCCGTACTAATCCGGTGTTCAAAGGGATGTATTAA
- the LOC106397839 gene encoding probable phospholipid-transporting ATPase 11, whose translation MAGGRIRRRLNLNNIYAFTCRKSTFQEDHSQIGGPGFSRVVYCNEPNSPAAERRSYAGNYVRSTKYSPASFVPKSLFEQFRRVANFYFLVTGILSLTPLSPYGAVSALLPLGLVIAASMVKEGIEDWGRKRQDIEVNNRKVKVHGGDDGMFREEEWRELRVGDIVRVEKEEFFPADLLLLSSSYEDSVCYVETMNLDGETNLKVKQGLEATSSRLHEDFDFKEFKAVVRCEDPNADLYTFVGTLHLEEQRLPLSVQQLLLRDSKLRNTEYVYGAVVFTGHDTKVIQNSTVPPSKRSRIERKMDKIIYMMFGVVFLMSFIGSIIFGIVTREDRGGKTERWYLKPDEAEIFFDPERAPMAAIYHFLTAVMLYSYFIPISLYVSIEIVKVLQSIFINSDILMYYEETDKPAHARTSNLNEELGMVDTVLSDKTGTLTCNSMEFIKCSIAGTGYGRGVTEVERSMAMRSGGSALADDLNVAADRSGPKIEGFNFQDERVMRGNWVKQREASVLQKFFRLLAVCHTAIPETDEATGTVSYEAESPDEAAFVVAARELGFEFFSRTQNGISIRELDLETGKKVERVYRLLNVLEFNSARKRMSVIVRDEDGKLLLLSKGADNVMFERLARNGRTFEEKTREHVDEYADAGLRTLILAYREVDEDEYVKFSKNFNEAKSSVTEDRESLIDEITDQMERDLILLGATAVEDKLQNGVPDCIDKLAQAGIKIWVLTGDKMETAINIGFACSLLRQEMKQIIINLETPQIKALEKAGEKDVIEQASRESVVKQMEEGKALITRGPSDTDSHEAFALIIDGKSLTYALEDDFKQKFLDLATGCASVICCRSSPKQKALVTRLVKSGTGKTTLAIGDGANDVGMLQEADIGVGISGVEGMQAVMSSDLAIAQFRYLERLLLVHGHWCYSRISSMICYFFYKNITFGVTLFLYEAYTSFSAQPAYNDWFLSLFNVFFSSLPVIALGVFDQDVSARFCYKFPLLYQEGVQNLLFSWKRIIGWMFNGLISALAIFFICKQSQEHQLYNPNGKTAGRDILGGTMYTCVVWVVNLQMVLAISYFTWVQHIVIWGSVALWYIFLMIYGAITPTFSTDAYKVFLEALAPAPSYWLTTLLVMIFALVPYFVFKSVQMRYFPGYHQMIQWIRHEGQSNDPEFVEMVRQRSIKTTTVGSTARRAASVRRSGRFHDQLNKNTIAISREEK comes from the exons ATGGCGGGAGGTCGGATAAGGAGAAGACTAAACCTAAACAACATCTACGCCTTCACATGTCGCAAATCTACATTCCAAGAAGATCACTCACAGATCGGAGGACCAGGCTTCTCTCGAGTTGTCTACTGCAACGAACCCAACTCTCCCGCCGCCGAACGTCGTAGCTACGCCGGAAACTACGTCCGGTCAACGAAGTACTCTCCCGCTTCCTTCGTACCCAAATCTCTCTTCGAGCAGTTCCGCCGCGTCGCCAACTTCTACTTCCTCGTCACCGGAATCTTGTCGTTGACTCCGCTCTCTCCTTACGGCGCCGTCAGCGCTCTCTTGCCTCTCGGCTTAGTCATCGCCGCGAGCATGGTCAAAGAAGGGATCGAGGACTGGGGGAGAAAACGACAGGACATAGAAGTGAACAACAGGAAAGTGAAGGTTCACGGCGGAGACGACGGGATGTTCCGGGAAGAGGAGTGGAGGGAGCTTAGAGTCGGAGATATAGTGAGAGTCGAAAAAGAAGAGTTTTTTCCGGCGGATCTTTTGCTTCTGTCGTCGAGCTACGAAGACTCGGTTTGCTACGTGGAGACGATGAATCTCGACGGTGAAACGAATCTGAAAGTGAAGCAAGGCTTAGAGGCGACTTCGTCGCGCTTACACGAAGATTTCgattttaaagagtttaaaGCCGTCGTGAGATGCGAAGATCCCAATGCGGATCTTTATACCTTTGTCGGAACGTTACATTTGGAAGAACAGAGGCTTCCCTTGTCGGttcaacagcttcttcttcgagaCTCGAAGCTTAGGAACACAGAGTATGTTTACGGAGCTGTTGTCTTCACCGGACACGACACAAAG GTGATTCAAAACTCAACTGTCCCTCCATCAAAGAGAAGCAGAATCGAGAGGAAAATGGACAAGATCATCTACATGATGTTCGGCGTAGTGTTTCTGATGTCTTTCATCGGATCCATCATCTTTGGAATTGTGACAAGAGAGGACAGAGGAGGGAAAACAGAGAGATGGTACTTGAAACCAGACGAAGCAGAGATCTTCTTCGATCCAGAGAGAGCTCCAATGGCTGCGATCTACCATTTCCTCACCGCGGTTATGCTTTACAGCTACTTCATCCCCATCTCTCTCTACGTCTCTATCGAAATCGTTAAAGTTCTTCAGAGCATTTTCATCAACAGCGACATTCTTATGTACTACGAGGAGACTGATAAACCCGCGCACGCTAGAACATCGAATCTCAACGAAGAGCTTGGGATGGTCGACACGGTTCTGTCGGATAAAACGGGAACACTGACTTGCAACTCCATGGAGTTTATCAAGTGTTCTATAGCTGGAACAGGTTACGGACGAGGTGTGACCGAAGTTGAAAGATCTATGGCTATGAGAAGCGGCGGTTCGGCTTTGGCTGATGATTTGAACGTTGCAGCGGACCGTTCTGGTCCTAAGATCGAAGGGTTTAACTTCCAGGACGAGAGGGTTATGAGAGGGAATTGGGTTAAGCAACGAGAAGCATCGGTTTTGCAGAAGTTTTTTAGACTGTTAGCTGTTTGTCACACCGCTATACCCGAAACAGATGAAGCCACTGGGACTGTCTCTTACGAGGCTGAGTCTCCTGACGAAGCTGCGTTTGTTGTGGCGGCTAGAGAACTCGGTTTTGAGTTCTTTAGCCGCACGCAAAACGGGATATCAATCCGTGAATTGGATCTTGAAACGGGAAAGAAAGTAGAAAG GGTATATCGGTTACTAAACGTTCTTGAATTCAACAGCGCGAGGAAGAGAATGTCTGTGATCGTGCGTGATGAAGATGGAAAGCTTCTGTTACTATCCAAAGGAGCTGACAA TGTAATGTTTGAAAGACTTGCCAGGAACGGGCGTACGTTCGAGGAGAAAACACGAGAGCATGTTGATGAATACGCAGATGCAGGGCTAAGGACATTGATACTTGCTTACCGCGAGGTTGATGAGGATGAGTATGTAAAATTCAGCAAGAACTTCAATGAAGCTAAGAGCTCGGTGACTGAGGATCGTGAGAGCTTAATAGATGAGATCACTGATCAGATGGAACGCGATTTGATTCTACTTGGTGCTACTGCTGTTGAGGACAAACTTCAAAATGGG gttccAGATTGTATAGACAAGCTTGCTCAAGCAGGGATAAAGATTTGGGTTCTAACCGGAGACAAGATGGAAACAGCAATCAATATTGG TTTTGCATGTAGTTTACTTAGACAAGAGATGAAGCAGATCATCATAAATCTTGAGACGCCACAAATCAAAGCATTGGAGAAAGCTGGAGAGAAAGATGTGATTGAACag GCATCAAGAGAAAGTGTGGTGAAGCAAATGGAGGAAGGAAAAGCTCTAATCACAAGAGGACCAAGCGACACAGACTCTCATGAGGCATTTGCGTTGATCATTGACGGGAAGTCGCTAACGTACGCTCTTGAAGATGATTTCAAGCAGAAGTTTCTTGATTTAGCCACAGGATGTGCCTCTGTTATTTGCTGCAGATCATCACCCAAGCAAAAGGCATTG gttaCACGGTTGGTCAAAAGTGGAACTGGGAAGACAACTTTAGCTATTGGAGATGGAGCAAACGATGTTGGAATGCTTCAAGAAGCAGATATTGGTGTTGGAATCAGCGGTGTTGAGGGAATGCAAGCGGTTATGTCTAGCGATTTAGCCATTGCTCAGTTCAGATACTTGGAACGTCTCTTGCTCGTTCATGGTCACTGGTGTTACAGCAGAATCTCATCCATG ATCTGTTACTTCTTCTACAAGAATATCACATTTGGTGTGACCTTGTTCTTATACGAAGCCTACACATCTTTCTCTGCTCAACCAGCATATAACGACTGGTTTCTGTCGCTTTTCAACGTCTTCTTCTCTTCGCTTCCCGTCATTGCTCTAGGTGTTTTTGATCAAGACGTCTCAGCTCGCTTCTGTTACAAG tTCCCATTGCTATACCAAGAAGGAGTTCAGAATCTTCTCTTCAGCTGGAAGAGAATCATTGGCTGGATGTTCAATGGACTAATCTCGGCTCTCGCTATTTTCTTCATCTGCAAGCAATCCCAAGAACACCAACTCTACAACCCTAACGGCAAAACCGCCGGCCGGGATATCCTCGGAGGGACAATGTACACTTGCGTAGTATGGGTGGTCAAtctccaaatggttttagcCATTAGCTACTTCACTTGGGTCCAACACATAGTAATATGGGGTTCAGTTGCTTTATGGTACATCTTCCTCATGATCTATGGAGCTATCACTCCCACCTTCTCCACAGATGCTTACAAAGTCTTCCTCGAAGCCTTAGCTCCAGCTCCTTCTTACTGGCTTACCACTCTCCTTGTGATGATCTTCGCTTTGGTCCCTTACTTTGTCTTCAAATCGGTTCAGATGAGATACTTCCCTGGTTACCATCAAATGATTCAGTGGATACGGCACGAGGGTCAGTCTAATGATCCTGAGTTTGTGGAAATGGTTAGGCAAAGATCAATTAAGACGACGACGGTTGGTTCCACTGCGAGAAGAGCTGCTAGTGTACGACGTTCCGGTAGGTTTCACGATCAGCTCAATAAGAACACCATAGCTATCTCAAGAGAAGAGAAATAG
- the LOC106400908 gene encoding heterogeneous nuclear ribonucleoprotein A1-like, with protein MNQENAGYGDNQKLLHQGSGTIPALADEELLGEDDDYDDLYSDVNVGESFFQAHNQPQAPAQVGGSIQAQNSNVSEPRMAVVSGGGAVEGKYHNGISGPETRSDAYPQGSSFGPKGMNVDVQSNQPSKVNPQGSTSIVLNTHSFSGSAVNVPEPPPVHNNPYGGAPQGAQQIPVSQTSVNPSAMVNRSPTQPFVVDNGNTMLFVGELHWWTTDAEIESVLSQYGRVKEIKFFDERVSGKSKGYCQVEFYDSAAAAACKEGMNGFVFNGKACVVAFASPETLKQMGANFTGRNQGQNQMQNRRPLNEGMGRGNNNNNNNNMNTQNGDGGRNYGRGGGFARGGQGMANRGGHWGGAARGRGMNNMANGAGAGPYGGPGLAGPAFGGMMHPQGMMGAGGFDPTFMGRGGGYGGFPGLAYPGMPQPYPGVNPMGMVGIAPHVNPAFFGGAGMGTMGNAGMNGVHAAGMWNEASGGGGGGEEGGSEYGGYEDENQEKEEKPSREKERATAERDWSESSGGDRRHKSHREEKDSHREYKHRDSEEYDRGQSSSKSRSRSRMSEDDHRSRSRDADYGKRRRGD; from the coding sequence ATGAATCAAGAAAACGCTGGTTATGGAGATAATCAGAAGCTACTTCACCAGGGAAGCGGGACTATTCCTGCTCTTGCTGATGAAGAGCTGTTGGGAGAAGATGATGACTACGATGATCTCTATAGCGATGTTAATGTTGGTGAGAGCTTCTTCCAAGCTCATAATCAACCTCAAGCACCAGCTCAAGTCGGTGGAAGTATTCAAGCTCAGAATAGTAATGTTTCTGAACCGAGAATGGCAGTTGTATCCGGAGGAGGTGCAGTTGAAGGGAAGTATCATAATGGGATCAGTGGACCTGAAACAAGATCAGATGCTTATCCACAAGGATCTTCTTTTGGACCCAAAGGGATGAATGTTGATGTCCAGTCCAACCAACCCAGCAAAGTCAATCCACAAGGATCAACATCTATTGTGTTGAACACGCATAGTTTTTCAGGGAGCGCGGTGAATGTGCCTGAGCCTCCTCCTGTGCATAATAACCCTTATGGTGGTGCTCCTCAAGGTGCTCAGCAGATTCCTGTTAGCCAGACGAGTGTTAATCCAAGCGCAATGGTGAACAGAAGCCCCACGCAGCCGTTTGTTGTGGACAATGGGAACACCATGCTTTTCGTGGGGGAGTTGCATTGGTGGACGACGGATGCAGAGATTGAGAGTGTTCTTTCTCAGTACGGAAGAGTGAAAGAGATCAAGTTTTTCGACGAGAGAGTTAGTGGCAAATCCAAAGGGTATTGTCAGGTTGAGTTTTATGATTCAGCTGCTGCAGCTGCTTGCAAAGAAGGAATGAATGGGTTTGTTTTCAACGGTAAAGCGTGTGTTGTAGCCTTTGCTTCTCCTGAAACGTTGAAGCAGATGGGAGCTAATTTCACTGGGAGGAACCAAGGACAGAACCAAATGCAAAACAGAAGGCCTTTGAATGAGGGAATGGGAAgaggcaacaacaacaataacaacaacaacatgaatACGCAAAATGGAGACGGTGGAAGAAACTATGGGAGAGGTGGTGGGTTTGCACGTGGTGGCCAAGGAATGGCAAACCGTGGAGGTCATTGGGGTGGTGCAGCGAGAGGCAGAGGGATGAACAACATGGCTAACGGTGCTGGTGCTGGACCGTATGGCGGCCCTGGACTTGCTGGTCCAGCGTTTGGTGGTATGATGCATCCACAGGGTATGATGGGAGCTGGTGGGTTTGATCCTACATTCATGGGTCGTGGCGGTGGTTATGGAGGGTTTCCAGGTCTTGCTTACCCCGGGATGCCTCAGCCTTATCCAGGTGTTAATCCAATGGGAATGGTCGGGATTGCTCCTCATGTTAATCCCGCCTTTTTCGGCGGCGCGGGGATGGGAACGATGGGTAACGCAGGGATGAACGGAGTTCATGCAGCAGGGATGTGGAACGAGGCTAgtggaggaggtggtggtggtgaagaGGGTGGCTCTGAATACGGTGGATATGAAGATGAAAaccaagagaaagaagagaagccATCACGTGAGAAAGAACGAGCTACTGCGGAACGTGACTGGTCTGAGAGCAGTGGTGGTGATAGAAGACACAAGAGTCACCGTGAAGAGAAAGATAGTCACCGCGAGTATAAGCACCGTGATTCCGAAGAGTACGATAGAGGACAGTCTTCTTCGAAGTCTCGAAGCAGATCAAGAATGTCGGAAGATGATCATAGGTCCAGGTCAAGAGATGCAGACTACGGAAAGAGAAGGCGTGGAGACTGA
- the BNAC05G08980D gene encoding E3 ubiquitin-protein ligase AIRP2 has protein sequence MYNQMAISSSSSSSSSSPSSYYESLKILEADVQHANTLAEAIPMGKNNVRLQMKLVHSNFASLLLFLLRWMDLSCSCLLPRYFNLFHVLVYKVHSDGQPKLTTHGRKATISEFYGVILPSLQLLHSNLDELANADLGFDLKRLSKKITKEARSSSRFSNAAFDREEECGICLETCTKMVLPNCCHSMCIKCYRNWNLKSQSCPFCRGSMKRVNSEDLWVLAGDNDVVDTRTASREDLFRFYLYINSLPKDYPEALFLVYYEYSNLI, from the exons atgtataATCAGATGGctatatcttcttcatcttcttcatcatcatcttctccttcttcgtaCTATGAATCGTTGAAGATTTTGGAAGCTGATGTCCAACACGCAAACACTTT GGCAGAAGCAATTCCAATGGGGAAGAACAATGTGAGGCTTCAGATGAAACTGGTTCATAGCAACTTTGCTTCATTGTTACTCTTCTTGCTTCGGTGGATGGATCTTTCTTGCTCATGTCTACTTCCTCGTTACTTTAATCTCTTTCATGTTCTTGTCTACAAG GTTCATTCTGATGGACAGCCTAAGCTCACTACGCACGGGAGGAAAGCAACTATCAGTGAGTTCTATG GTGTGATACTACCATCACTTCAGCTATTACACAGCAACTTAGACGAGCTGGCAAACGCAGACCTCGGGTTTGACCTTAAAAGACTCAGCAAGAAGATAACAAAAGAGGCTCGCAGCAGTAGTAGATTCAGCAATGCCGCGTTTGATCGTGAGGAAGAATGTGGAATCTGTTTAGAAACTTGCACCAAAATGGTTTTGCCTAATTGCTGCCACTCCATGTGCATCAAATGCTACCGCAACTG GAACTTGAAGTCTCAGTCATGCCCGTTCTGCCGGGGGAGCATGAAGAGAGTGAACTCAGAGGATTTGTGGGTGCTTGCTGGTGACAACGACGTGGTGGATACAAGGACGGCTTCAAGGGAAGATTTGTTCAGATTCTATCTCTACATCAATAGCCTTCCCAAGGATTACCCTGAAGCTCTCTTCTTGGTTTACTATGAGTACTCAAATCTGATTTAG